The genomic DNA CTGATTTACATACACAACTCAATGAAGCGAAGAAACATATAAATAATATAGAGTTTCTTGATAAAAATGTTCATTTTAAACATTTTATATTTGGAACCTTATCAAAAACCAAAACGCTTCGTTTCTTAGAAATGCATACTAAGCATCACTTAAAAATAGTTAATGATATTTTAAACAAATAGCTCTGACTGATAAATAAACGTTTTTAATTTACTTATAAGTAAATTTTTAATTAATGACTTTGTTCAAGTTTATATAATTAAAAAACCCTTACTGTTTCCAGAAAGGGTTTTAATGTTTTCAAAGAAATTTATTTCTTAAGCCTCAAAAGGCTCAATAGAAACATAAGATTTGTTATCTTTTTTCTTTGTGAATTTTACAACACCATCAACTCTGGCATGTAATGTATGATCTTTTGAAGAGTAAACATTTTCACCTGGGTGATGTGTGTTACCTCTTTGTCTAACGATAATGTTTCCTGCTATTGCAGCCTGACCACCAAATATCTTCACACCTAAGCGTTTCGATTCTGATTCTCTACCGTTTTTCGAACTTCCGACTCCTTTTTTATGTGCCATTTTATTTCGATTTTAGTTTTTAAAATTAACTTAAAGCAGCAATTAAATCGGCTTTCTTCATTGAAGAAATGCCCTCAACTCCTTTAGCTTTTGCCATCTCTTTTAATTCAGCAACTGTAAGTTTACTTAAATCTTGAGTAGCTTCTACTTTTTTAGCAGCTGGTTTTGCCTTTGGTGCAGCAGTTTCAGCTTTTGGTTCTGCTTTTTTAGTTGCTTTTGCTGGAGCAGCTTTTTTAGCTTCTACTTTTTCAGCTTTGGCAGCTTTTTTAGCTCCCGAAGCAGCAATGCTTTCTATTACAATTTCTGTTAAAGATTGACGGTGACCATTTTTAACACGGTATCCTTTACGTCTTTTCTTCTTAAAAACTATAACTTTATCACCTTTAAGGTGCTTTAAGACTTTGGCTCCTACTTGAGCTCCGTCTATAGCTGGGGCGCCTACAGTTACTTTGTCACCATCTGCTACTAGAAGTACGTTATCGAAAGAAACTTTCTTACCTTCTTCTGTTTGTAAACGGTTAACAAAAACTTTTTGGTCTTTTTCAACTTTAAATTGATGCCCTGCTATCTCTACAATTGCGTACATAGCGTAACGTTTTTATTTATTAATTTGTTCAAAAAATGAGTGCAAATATACTGCTAATTAATTAAACTGCAAACGTTTTATCTATTTTGAACGTTTTTTATTTCTGTCTCTTCGAATAAAGAATTGCCTGCGGCGGCTTCTTACGTATTAAGGCATTAACTGTTATTAATTTAAAGGTGGTTTTGAGGAATATTTCTGGTCTTTTTAAAAAACTGCATAACGGTAAGTGTCGCTACCACTGTTGTTGCTAACCCCATAACAGCGACTATAAAGGTCACCATACCAATATCTACATTAAAATCACCTTTAATTGTTTGAAGTAATTCTGATAAAAAGGCAGCGTTAATTTCTGTAGCGTAAAACAGAAAAAAAGCTGTAAACATTAACGTTGCAGTAAAACCTGTAACAACGCCTGTTTTAAAACCTTCATCGTAAGTAAAAGTTTCTGGGTTTTCAAGTTTTTTTAAACGTACGGCTTCACATATTCCAAAGGCAGTAATAACCGCATTAAAAAAACTAAATACAGGATTAATGTGTTTATTAAATAATGCTAAAATTAAAAAATAAGAGATTAGTAAAGCACTTGTAAAAAACCCAAATCGAATGGAGAGCGATATTTTTTTCATCTTCTTGCTGGTTTACATGTACTTAAATTTCGTAAAAATTTATGTATAAAAATAATTTTGAAGCTACTTTTTTAATTAAAACTATATGTTTTTAAGCGAATTAGCCCTGTTTTGACTGTTTTTTGTGTGATAAATACACTCCTAATAAGATAATAACACTAGCAACTCCCTGAAGCATGCTAAATACTTCTCCATCTAAAAAACCCCACATTAAAGCCACAATTGGCATAACAAAGGTTACAGAAGAAGCAAATACTGGCGTTGACATATGTACGAGCTTATTAAATAATATTTTTGCCATTGCCGTACCAAAAAGCGATAGAATCGTAATATAAACCATTGCCATTTTAAATTCTGGGTTTTCAAATGTTTGTGTCGAAAAGAAGTCTGTAAACACTAAAATAATCATTGCTGGAATTATGATAGCTACAAAATTACCAGTTGCTATTGTTAATGGTTTAACATGTTGTAAATATTTCTTAATAATATTAACGTTTGCTGCATACATAAGGGTTGATAAAATCACGAAAATTGCATAGAAATAATTTTGATTAGGATTTAAATGTGCGCCTTTCAGAATTAATATTGCTGTTCCTATAAAACCTATTATAACCCCTAATATTTGTCGCTTTGTAGATGCTATTTTAAAAACAGCGAAGCCTAGTAAAATAGTATTTAGAGGTACTAATGAATTTAAAATAGAAACTACAGCACTATCAATTTCGGTTTCTGCTATAGCAAAGAAAAAAGCGGGTATTAAAGACCCTAAAAGACCAGAGATTATAATCCATTTCCAATCAGATGTTTTAATGGTTTTAATAGTTTTAAAACCCATTGCAAAAAGAAAAAGTCCTGTAATGATAATTCGTAAAGCTCCTAATTGATAAGGCGTTAATCCCAACAACGATTTTTTAATTAAAATAAACGAGCTTCCCCATATTACAGAAAGTACAAAAAGATAAACCCATTTTGATTTAATGTTGTTCATTTAGAGCGGTTTTAGAAATCACAAAATTCTACTTTTTAATGCAATAAACAGCTTTATTTATTAGTTTTGTAAACAACTTAATACTTATAAATAATGAACATATTAAAAAATATTATAGCAATTGCAATGGTAGTATTAATTACTATAAGCTGCAAAAATGAAACTAAGCCAGAAGTTAAAACTATAGAAGTTGCGACTGAGACTGCTACTAAAGAATTAGATCCTAATGCTACTTACGCAAAAGCAGAATTTACTATTGATGGTATGACTTGTGCTATTGGATGTGCAAAAACCATTGAGAAAAACATTGCTAAAATGGAAGGTGTAAAATCTGCAACTGTAGATTTTGACAGAAAATTGGCAATGGTAGAATATAACAACGCTAAAGTAACACCTACTTCTCTTGAAGAAACGGTTACTAAGGTTGCAGATATTTACAAAGTTAGCGACATGAAAACGGTTGAAGGCTTCTCAACTAAAAAAGCATGTGCAGCAGATTGTAGTAAAGCCTGTTGTGCAAACAAAACGGATGCTGAGAAAAAAGCGTGTGCAGCAGATTGCACTAAAGCTTGTTGTGCTAAAAAGGCGTAACACTTGATTAAAGAGACTATCTAAAAATTAGTATATTTTGTCATTCAGAGCGTAGCGAAGGATCT from Flavivirga abyssicola includes the following:
- a CDS encoding DUF4199 family protein, which translates into the protein MKKISLSIRFGFFTSALLISYFLILALFNKHINPVFSFFNAVITAFGICEAVRLKKLENPETFTYDEGFKTGVVTGFTATLMFTAFFLFYATEINAAFLSELLQTIKGDFNVDIGMVTFIVAVMGLATTVVATLTVMQFFKKTRNIPQNHL
- a CDS encoding DMT family transporter, which translates into the protein MNNIKSKWVYLFVLSVIWGSSFILIKKSLLGLTPYQLGALRIIITGLFLFAMGFKTIKTIKTSDWKWIIISGLLGSLIPAFFFAIAETEIDSAVVSILNSLVPLNTILLGFAVFKIASTKRQILGVIIGFIGTAILILKGAHLNPNQNYFYAIFVILSTLMYAANVNIIKKYLQHVKPLTIATGNFVAIIIPAMIILVFTDFFSTQTFENPEFKMAMVYITILSLFGTAMAKILFNKLVHMSTPVFASSVTFVMPIVALMWGFLDGEVFSMLQGVASVIILLGVYLSHKKQSKQG
- the rplU gene encoding 50S ribosomal protein L21 — encoded protein: MYAIVEIAGHQFKVEKDQKVFVNRLQTEEGKKVSFDNVLLVADGDKVTVGAPAIDGAQVGAKVLKHLKGDKVIVFKKKRRKGYRVKNGHRQSLTEIVIESIAASGAKKAAKAEKVEAKKAAPAKATKKAEPKAETAAPKAKPAAKKVEATQDLSKLTVAELKEMAKAKGVEGISSMKKADLIAALS
- a CDS encoding heavy-metal-associated domain-containing protein — encoded protein: MNILKNIIAIAMVVLITISCKNETKPEVKTIEVATETATKELDPNATYAKAEFTIDGMTCAIGCAKTIEKNIAKMEGVKSATVDFDRKLAMVEYNNAKVTPTSLEETVTKVADIYKVSDMKTVEGFSTKKACAADCSKACCANKTDAEKKACAADCTKACCAKKA
- the rpmA gene encoding 50S ribosomal protein L27, with the protein product MAHKKGVGSSKNGRESESKRLGVKIFGGQAAIAGNIIVRQRGNTHHPGENVYSSKDHTLHARVDGVVKFTKKKDNKSYVSIEPFEA